A single region of the Geobacillus subterraneus genome encodes:
- a CDS encoding (Fe-S)-binding protein encodes MSTVMNERADSPACATASLGNYRFHDLPDPSKWADCVHCGMCLESCPTYEQTGEEQHSPRGRVHLMKSVGEGKLELTPDLLDPIFTCLDCRACTTACPADVDVGGLIEQVRGQLRQAVPLTGWKAFVSDFFLKGVFPHPSRLDWFGRLLKLYQKSGLQTVARKTGVLRVMPDHLAEMEAILPEVGTPVRKKYKREPLIKAKGETKRTVAILTGCVMDVMFSDINEATIRVLTRNGNDVVIVPNQTCCGALHVHAGDRETGRKLAKQNIEAFQEVDHVIVNAAGCGAMLKEYPELFRHDPTWHEKAEQFAAKVEDVSKFLHDTGFKPPKAELNVRLTYHDACHLAHGQGIRQEPRAVINSIPGVEMVAMPNADRCCGSAGIYNITHPEMAQAVLESKMQNVPQDVELISMGNPGCMLQMALGVMKHGRNQKIVHTVQLLDWAYQKEEGKDVRI; translated from the coding sequence ATGAGCACAGTGATGAATGAGCGGGCGGACAGCCCGGCGTGTGCGACCGCGAGCCTCGGCAACTATCGTTTTCACGATTTGCCGGACCCGAGCAAGTGGGCTGATTGCGTTCATTGCGGCATGTGTTTAGAATCATGCCCGACGTACGAACAGACGGGTGAAGAACAGCACTCTCCGCGCGGCCGCGTTCATTTGATGAAGTCGGTCGGCGAAGGGAAGCTTGAGTTGACGCCTGATTTGCTCGATCCGATTTTTACGTGCTTGGATTGCCGTGCCTGCACGACGGCTTGCCCGGCTGATGTCGATGTCGGCGGGCTCATTGAACAAGTGCGCGGTCAGCTCCGCCAAGCGGTGCCGCTCACGGGCTGGAAGGCGTTTGTCAGCGACTTTTTCTTAAAAGGGGTGTTCCCGCACCCGTCGCGCCTTGATTGGTTTGGCCGCCTGTTGAAGCTATACCAAAAAAGCGGGCTGCAGACGGTGGCGCGTAAGACCGGGGTGCTGCGGGTCATGCCGGACCATTTGGCTGAGATGGAGGCCATTTTGCCGGAAGTCGGCACGCCGGTACGGAAAAAGTATAAGCGTGAGCCGCTGATTAAGGCCAAAGGGGAAACGAAGCGGACGGTCGCGATCTTGACCGGCTGCGTGATGGACGTGATGTTCTCCGACATTAACGAGGCGACGATCCGCGTGTTGACGCGTAACGGCAACGATGTCGTCATCGTGCCGAACCAGACGTGTTGCGGGGCGCTTCATGTTCATGCCGGCGACCGCGAAACGGGGCGGAAGCTCGCCAAGCAAAACATTGAGGCGTTTCAAGAGGTCGACCATGTCATTGTCAACGCCGCCGGTTGCGGCGCGATGTTGAAGGAATATCCGGAGTTGTTCCGGCATGATCCAACATGGCATGAAAAAGCGGAACAGTTTGCCGCCAAAGTCGAGGATGTGTCCAAATTTTTGCATGACACGGGTTTCAAGCCGCCGAAGGCAGAACTGAACGTGCGCCTCACGTACCATGATGCGTGCCATTTAGCCCACGGTCAAGGCATCCGCCAGGAGCCGCGCGCTGTGATCAACAGCATTCCGGGCGTGGAAATGGTCGCCATGCCGAACGCCGACCGCTGCTGCGGCAGCGCAGGGATTTACAACATCACCCACCCGGAAATGGCGCAAGCGGTGCTGGAGAGCAAAATGCAAAACGTGCCGCAAGATGTGGAACTCATCTCGATGGGCAACCCGGGTTGCATGCTGCAAATGGCGCTTGGCGTCATGAAACACGGGCGGAACCAAAAAATCGTCCATACGGTGCAGCTGCTTGATTGGGCATACCAAAAAGAGGAAGGGAAGGACGTGCGCATATGA
- a CDS encoding FAD-binding oxidoreductase has protein sequence MLSLTWLDELSAFLRPEQIKTNESPHPLGNSGAVTVYPQTEEDISAVLRYADHHGKKVVVTGRGTKRGFGGQREQADILLSLENYAGIVEHAAADMTVTVKAGTVFGDLQRALAPHRQKVALDPFWPDEATIGGVIAANDSGPKRLGYGSARDSVIGLRSVYPDGTVIRSGGKVVKNVAGYDMNKLFIGAMGTLGVLSEITLKLRPLAKYESVVLLSFPSGDVHEIRSFAVSFLDTMMEPVCFELLNPALAERLTGRPVYTLAIGFEDVEKAVHYQEQWVERLCPRTAAMAILAGEKVEAFWRMFYTIAPNGRLTTVGDSVEAAVKIGVVNLDVLSILRESALIADRCHVQVEAHGGLGHGLCQAYVRGSKEGVAAAIEELRQTAVRLGGYAVVKHLPFSLRQRIDVWGGKPSYFFLLEGIKRKVDPNKTVNDQRFIGGI, from the coding sequence ATGCTCTCGTTGACATGGCTCGATGAGTTAAGCGCTTTCTTGCGTCCAGAACAAATCAAAACAAATGAATCTCCTCACCCGCTTGGCAATAGCGGCGCGGTGACCGTTTACCCGCAGACGGAAGAAGACATCTCCGCGGTGCTCCGTTATGCCGACCATCATGGCAAAAAAGTCGTCGTCACGGGCCGCGGCACGAAACGAGGGTTTGGCGGGCAGCGGGAACAGGCAGATATTTTGCTGTCTTTGGAAAACTATGCCGGCATTGTCGAACACGCGGCCGCCGACATGACCGTCACCGTGAAAGCGGGAACGGTGTTCGGTGATTTGCAGCGCGCGCTTGCCCCGCACCGGCAAAAAGTAGCGTTAGATCCGTTCTGGCCGGATGAAGCGACGATCGGCGGAGTGATTGCCGCGAACGACAGCGGGCCGAAGCGGCTTGGCTACGGATCGGCGCGCGATTCGGTCATCGGGCTGCGCAGCGTGTATCCGGACGGCACGGTCATCCGCTCCGGCGGCAAAGTAGTGAAAAACGTCGCTGGCTATGACATGAACAAACTGTTTATCGGGGCGATGGGGACGCTTGGCGTGCTGAGCGAGATCACGCTGAAGCTCCGGCCGCTCGCGAAATATGAAAGCGTTGTTTTGTTATCGTTCCCAAGCGGCGATGTTCACGAGATTCGCTCGTTCGCCGTTTCGTTCCTTGATACGATGATGGAGCCGGTTTGTTTTGAACTGCTCAACCCGGCGCTTGCCGAGCGGTTGACGGGACGTCCTGTCTATACGCTCGCGATCGGGTTTGAAGACGTGGAAAAGGCCGTCCATTATCAAGAGCAGTGGGTGGAACGCCTCTGTCCGAGGACGGCTGCGATGGCCATTTTAGCCGGTGAGAAGGTGGAAGCTTTTTGGCGGATGTTTTACACGATCGCGCCGAACGGGCGTCTGACAACCGTGGGGGACAGCGTGGAAGCGGCAGTGAAAATCGGCGTCGTTAACTTGGACGTGCTCTCGATCTTGCGGGAAAGCGCGTTAATCGCTGATCGCTGCCACGTTCAAGTCGAAGCGCACGGCGGATTGGGCCATGGGCTTTGTCAGGCGTATGTGCGCGGCAGTAAAGAGGGGGTCGCCGCCGCCATTGAGGAGTTGCGCCAAACAGCGGTCCGCTTGGGCGGCTATGCGGTCGTCAAGCATTTGCCGTTTTCACTGCGCCAGCGCATTGATGTCTGGGGCGGAAAGCCATCATACTTTTTCTTGCTTGAGGGCATCAAACGGAAAGTCGATCCAAACAAAACGGTCAACGATCAGCGCTTTATTGGGGGGATTTAA
- a CDS encoding NAD(P)-dependent oxidoreductase → MTNVGFIGLGVMGSRMARRLVEAGFNVTVYNRTPEKAVPLVNLGARQAATVAELAGGAEVICTCLSMPDDVINVYTGEGGILDAARPGAVCLDFTTVGPKTSRLVAEWARQRGVSYLDAPVSGGPEGAEQGTLTMMVGGDQAAWERVRPLLSVLGKTVEYLGESGAGSAAKILNQYLVAVHSVAAAEAMAAGVAYGLDAGKLYRLLKESYGDSRMLRRHMEQFVLPRQFAPGGAVKYVHKDVRLANAFMNEIGINRCLGAEAEETFAAAMDAGLADLDMSAVIQLFERRVGVTVKETE, encoded by the coding sequence ATGACGAATGTCGGCTTTATCGGGTTGGGCGTGATGGGCTCGCGCATGGCCAGACGCCTGGTGGAAGCGGGATTCAATGTCACGGTGTACAACCGTACGCCAGAAAAAGCGGTTCCGCTTGTCAACCTTGGCGCCCGACAGGCGGCGACAGTGGCAGAACTGGCCGGCGGGGCGGAGGTCATTTGCACATGCTTATCGATGCCGGATGATGTCATCAATGTGTATACAGGGGAAGGCGGCATTCTCGATGCGGCCCGTCCGGGAGCGGTTTGCCTCGATTTTACGACCGTCGGCCCAAAGACGAGCCGGCTTGTGGCCGAATGGGCCCGTCAGCGCGGCGTCTCCTATTTGGATGCGCCGGTCAGCGGCGGGCCGGAAGGGGCGGAACAAGGGACGCTCACGATGATGGTCGGTGGCGATCAAGCAGCATGGGAGCGGGTACGGCCACTTCTGAGCGTGTTAGGAAAAACAGTCGAATATTTAGGGGAAAGCGGCGCCGGCAGTGCGGCGAAAATACTCAATCAATATTTAGTTGCCGTCCATTCCGTCGCCGCGGCGGAAGCGATGGCCGCCGGCGTCGCTTACGGGCTCGACGCCGGGAAGCTGTATCGGCTGCTAAAAGAAAGCTACGGAGACAGCCGGATGCTGCGCCGCCATATGGAGCAGTTCGTGCTGCCGCGTCAATTCGCGCCTGGCGGGGCGGTGAAGTATGTACATAAAGATGTGCGCTTGGCGAATGCGTTCATGAACGAAATCGGCATCAATCGCTGCCTCGGAGCCGAGGCTGAAGAAACGTTTGCGGCGGCGATGGACGCTGGCCTCGCTGATTTGGATATGTCCGCGGTCATCCAACTGTTCGAGCGGCGAGTCGGGGTGACGGTAAAAGAGACGGAATGA
- the hyi gene encoding hydroxypyruvate isomerase → MKFAVNVSTIFTEVPFLARFAKAKQHGFSLVECQFPYAAAPEAMADELGEHGLSLVLINLPAGDWEKGERGLAIFPDRHDEFRRALEDGVRYALKLGVPHLHCMAGIVPKEMPRERAKETYMHRIDEAAAALAVHGLTLMLEPINPFDMPGYFLTDIAEAAAIIRDLGRPNIKLQYDIYHMARLGFDVAATFAAYEPLIAHVQFADAPGRHEPGTGALPYGDIFSFLQERGYSGAVGLEYIPARESSESFAWYEAYRMRGGAGR, encoded by the coding sequence ATGAAATTTGCCGTCAATGTGTCAACGATTTTTACTGAAGTGCCGTTTCTTGCTCGATTCGCGAAGGCGAAGCAGCACGGGTTTTCGCTTGTGGAGTGCCAGTTCCCGTATGCGGCGGCGCCGGAAGCGATGGCTGACGAGTTGGGAGAGCACGGGTTGTCGCTCGTGTTGATCAATTTGCCGGCTGGCGATTGGGAAAAGGGAGAGCGCGGACTCGCGATTTTCCCCGACCGTCATGATGAATTCCGCCGCGCTCTTGAGGACGGTGTGCGTTATGCGCTAAAGCTTGGCGTGCCGCATCTTCATTGCATGGCCGGGATCGTGCCGAAGGAGATGCCGCGCGAGCGGGCGAAGGAAACGTATATGCACCGCATCGACGAAGCGGCTGCCGCGCTTGCGGTTCATGGGCTGACGCTGATGCTTGAACCGATCAATCCGTTCGATATGCCCGGCTACTTTTTAACGGACATTGCGGAAGCAGCGGCGATCATCCGCGATCTCGGCCGGCCGAACATCAAGCTGCAGTATGACATCTATCATATGGCGCGGCTTGGCTTCGATGTGGCGGCCACGTTTGCTGCTTACGAGCCGCTCATTGCCCATGTTCAATTCGCCGATGCCCCCGGGCGGCATGAGCCGGGGACGGGGGCGCTGCCGTATGGCGACATTTTTTCGTTTTTGCAGGAGCGCGGTTACAGCGGGGCGGTCGGGCTCGAGTACATCCCGGCGCGGGAAAGCAGCGAGAGCTTTGCCTGGTATGAAGCATATCGCATGAGAGGAGGTGCAGGACGATGA
- a CDS encoding TetR/AcrR family transcriptional regulator, whose product MNGFTRRTEQKKQAIKQTVLELLRTSDPRGMTIQMIAKQANVSPVTIYNYFGSKEHLVRETLIDYMIRQVEEYEAFLKEDRSFAEKVKYIIFQKKKVLGEIQVDLIHRLIKEDDEFRHSVDVLYETRVLPLVIEMIREAQEKGEIAPYLSIDTLLLYLNLWRDVSEKIPVSLYSERLIDELLLLFFYGVKGETR is encoded by the coding sequence ATGAATGGATTTACCAGGCGGACGGAACAAAAAAAACAGGCGATCAAGCAAACGGTGTTGGAGTTGCTGCGGACGAGCGATCCGCGCGGGATGACGATCCAAATGATCGCCAAGCAGGCTAACGTGTCGCCAGTGACGATTTACAATTATTTCGGGAGCAAGGAACATCTCGTCCGCGAAACGCTTATCGATTATATGATCCGCCAGGTGGAAGAATACGAAGCCTTTTTAAAAGAAGACCGCTCATTTGCAGAAAAAGTGAAATATATCATTTTTCAAAAGAAAAAAGTGTTGGGAGAAATCCAAGTTGACCTCATTCATCGCCTTATAAAGGAGGATGATGAATTTCGCCATTCGGTCGATGTGCTTTACGAAACGCGGGTGCTGCCGCTGGTGATCGAAATGATTCGCGAAGCCCAAGAAAAGGGAGAGATTGCCCCGTACTTATCCATTGATACGCTGCTTTTGTATTTGAACTTATGGCGCGACGTGTCAGAGAAAATCCCTGTTTCTTTGTACAGCGAACGGCTGATTGATGAGCTGCTCCTTCTGTTTTTTTACGGTGTGAAAGGGGAGACGCGGTGA
- a CDS encoding ABC transporter ATP-binding protein — protein MIELQQLTKVFPNGRGIFDVTFTVHQGEVFGFLGPNGAGKSTTIRHLLGFLKPTKGRAFIYGFDCWRESVRVKALVGYLPGEIAFPEGMTGMELLDLLAGMRRMKTTRYRDELIERLQLDTRLPIRKMSKGTKQKVGLVAALMHNPEVIILDEPTSGLDPLMQQTFIDLLREEKQKGKTIFLSSHIFPEIERTCDRVAIMKDGRLMAVNDVHELQSMQRKLFDVMLSREEEVAQLLSSPLEVIHHDGRRVCIAVQGNYNAFIRELAQYQVQSLDLRTQSLEDIFMHYYDHRRDEQ, from the coding sequence ATGATCGAATTGCAACAGTTAACGAAAGTCTTTCCGAACGGTCGGGGCATTTTTGATGTCACCTTCACCGTCCACCAAGGCGAAGTATTCGGATTTTTAGGGCCGAACGGCGCGGGAAAATCAACAACGATCCGGCACTTGCTTGGATTTCTGAAACCGACGAAAGGACGCGCTTTCATCTATGGATTCGACTGTTGGCGAGAGTCCGTCCGCGTGAAGGCATTGGTCGGCTATTTACCGGGTGAAATCGCTTTTCCCGAAGGAATGACCGGAATGGAACTGCTTGACCTGCTCGCCGGGATGCGGCGAATGAAAACGACACGCTATCGTGATGAACTAATTGAACGGTTGCAATTAGACACCCGCCTCCCGATCCGGAAAATGTCCAAAGGAACAAAACAAAAAGTCGGCCTTGTCGCCGCTCTCATGCATAATCCCGAAGTGATCATTCTCGATGAACCAACATCCGGCCTCGACCCGCTGATGCAGCAAACGTTTATCGATCTCCTTCGCGAAGAAAAACAGAAAGGAAAAACCATCTTTTTATCTTCGCACATCTTCCCTGAAATCGAGCGGACATGCGACCGGGTGGCGATCATGAAAGACGGCCGCTTGATGGCGGTCAACGATGTTCATGAATTGCAATCGATGCAGCGGAAACTGTTCGATGTCATGTTGTCTCGTGAAGAGGAGGTTGCCCAATTGCTTTCCTCGCCGCTCGAGGTCATCCACCATGACGGCCGCCGCGTTTGCATCGCGGTGCAAGGAAACTACAATGCCTTCATTCGCGAGCTGGCCCAATACCAAGTGCAAAGTCTCGATCTCCGCACACAAAGCCTAGAAGATATTTTTATGCATTACTATGACCACCGGAGGGATGAACAATGA
- a CDS encoding ABC transporter permease subunit, giving the protein MNVSLYKQMLKAQTKTIIGYSAGSAFYIALVAALYPSLADSKIINHYLQQLPSGFLKAFNITGMGNLLEFIAGEYYGLLFLLLGSIYCVTAANQLLARPIDRGSMAYLLATPNSRQTIAFTQALVLLTGLAAIILTSAAAGFAADAWLVTNDALHQKRFLAINVSGFLLFFAISGYSFFFCAVANDEKRALSLSGGATVLFYSLDLIGKLTEKAEWLRYGSIFAAFEPGAIAQGQAEWLPSCLLLAIGVISYTAGIVTFSKRDLPL; this is encoded by the coding sequence ATGAATGTCTCCTTATACAAACAAATGCTCAAAGCACAGACAAAAACGATCATTGGCTATTCGGCCGGATCTGCCTTTTACATCGCACTGGTGGCTGCCCTTTATCCATCGTTGGCCGACTCGAAAATCATTAATCATTATTTACAGCAGCTGCCAAGCGGGTTTCTAAAAGCGTTCAACATCACCGGTATGGGCAATTTGCTTGAATTCATCGCCGGAGAATATTACGGATTGCTGTTTCTTTTGCTCGGGTCCATTTATTGCGTTACCGCTGCCAATCAACTGCTGGCTCGGCCCATCGACCGCGGTTCGATGGCATATTTGCTTGCGACGCCGAATTCCCGGCAGACCATCGCCTTCACCCAAGCGCTCGTGCTGCTCACTGGACTAGCAGCCATCATTCTCACCTCCGCAGCGGCCGGCTTTGCTGCCGATGCATGGCTAGTCACGAATGATGCTCTGCACCAAAAACGATTTCTCGCAATCAATGTCAGTGGCTTTCTTCTCTTTTTCGCCATTAGCGGCTATTCATTTTTCTTTTGCGCCGTAGCCAATGACGAAAAACGAGCACTGTCGTTATCGGGCGGAGCCACCGTTCTGTTTTACAGCTTGGATCTCATCGGCAAACTGACTGAAAAAGCGGAATGGCTCCGATATGGATCGATCTTTGCCGCTTTCGAGCCTGGAGCCATCGCTCAAGGTCAAGCGGAATGGCTCCCATCCTGTCTGCTATTGGCAATCGGCGTTATCAGCTACACAGCGGGGATTGTCACTTTTTCCAAACGCGATTTGCCGCTTTAA
- a CDS encoding Bax inhibitor-1/YccA family protein: MNQSTVYRPHSPVAKLAVSFLAALAVATAGLYAGQWVPAGLYLPLYALELILLLVMIFARRKKAVGYPLMFAFMLVSGATLYPLIGYYISIIGAAAVFKAFALAVVSFTGVAIYAARTKEDFSFLGGFLMLGAFALLGLLIIQWFIPFSSVGQMGVAALGILIFLGFTIYDINRLARYGFTEADIPMIVVNIYLDFINLFVYILRFFASDED; encoded by the coding sequence ATGAATCAATCGACTGTTTACCGCCCGCACAGCCCGGTCGCCAAGCTGGCGGTTTCATTTCTCGCGGCTTTGGCCGTTGCGACTGCAGGTCTGTACGCCGGGCAATGGGTGCCGGCCGGCCTTTATTTACCGCTTTATGCGCTTGAACTGATTTTGCTTTTGGTGATGATTTTCGCCCGCCGCAAAAAAGCGGTCGGCTATCCGCTCATGTTTGCGTTTATGCTCGTCTCGGGCGCGACGCTCTATCCGCTCATCGGCTATTACATTTCCATCATTGGCGCCGCGGCGGTGTTCAAAGCGTTTGCCCTAGCGGTTGTCTCGTTTACGGGTGTTGCCATTTATGCGGCGAGAACGAAAGAAGATTTTTCGTTCCTCGGCGGATTTTTGATGCTTGGCGCGTTTGCGCTCCTTGGCCTATTGATCATTCAATGGTTCATCCCGTTCTCGAGCGTCGGGCAAATGGGAGTGGCGGCGCTAGGGATTTTGATTTTCCTTGGCTTTACGATTTACGACATCAACCGCTTGGCCCGCTACGGCTTTACGGAAGCGGACATTCCGATGATTGTCGTCAATATTTACCTTGATTTCATCAACTTGTTTGTCTACATTTTGCGTTTTTTCGCCAGCGATGAAGATTGA
- a CDS encoding IS110 family transposase has translation MNCTQNYKIDQVTEQTLVVGIDIAKRTHYACFVDDRGRVLRKSFPIFQSKEGFQQLYKAIQGAMQAFGKSEVIVAVEPTGHYWLNLAYFLEEHGIPLVMVNPAHVCRSKELDDNLPTKHDAKDALVIARLAKDGRFLVPRLLHEIEADLRVGSTLKEKLRKEQTAVKNAIVRWTDRYFPEFWTVFRDLGKTALSVLEWTPLPADMAGRTVEELLEVYRQSEGMKCPQKAKIQALINTAKDSIGVTEGTAMARFEIAALVRRYRQLEAEIAALDAELKALVQTTMEYQWLKTVDGLGDATIIDLLAEIGSFAHYRDPRQLVKLAGLTLKENSSGQRKGQKHISKRGRKRLRSVLFRAMIPLIRHNEAFRELHEYYTTRSVNPLTGKQSIVALCRKLLNVLFAICTKKQAFDAERMKQDVLSQVQRAA, from the coding sequence ATGAATTGTACACAAAACTATAAAATTGATCAAGTAACCGAACAAACGCTTGTCGTGGGTATTGATATCGCGAAACGAACCCACTACGCCTGCTTCGTGGATGACCGGGGGCGCGTGCTTCGCAAATCGTTCCCGATCTTCCAGTCGAAAGAGGGGTTTCAACAGCTGTATAAAGCGATTCAGGGGGCGATGCAAGCGTTCGGGAAGTCAGAGGTGATCGTCGCCGTGGAGCCGACCGGGCACTACTGGTTGAACCTGGCCTACTTCCTCGAGGAGCACGGGATCCCGTTGGTCATGGTCAACCCGGCGCATGTGTGCCGGTCGAAAGAACTTGATGACAACCTGCCGACGAAACACGACGCCAAAGACGCCCTGGTCATTGCCAGACTGGCAAAAGACGGACGATTCCTCGTTCCCCGGCTGCTGCACGAGATTGAAGCCGATTTGCGCGTGGGGAGCACGCTCAAAGAGAAGCTCCGCAAGGAACAGACGGCGGTGAAAAACGCGATCGTCCGCTGGACGGATCGGTATTTTCCAGAGTTTTGGACCGTGTTTCGTGACTTGGGGAAAACGGCGCTTTCGGTGTTGGAGTGGACGCCGCTTCCGGCTGATATGGCCGGCCGGACGGTGGAGGAGCTTCTTGAGGTGTACCGGCAAAGCGAAGGGATGAAATGCCCGCAGAAGGCCAAAATTCAGGCGTTGATCAACACCGCGAAGGACTCGATTGGGGTGACGGAAGGGACAGCGATGGCCCGGTTTGAGATCGCCGCGCTCGTCCGCCGATACCGCCAATTGGAGGCGGAGATCGCTGCACTGGACGCCGAGTTGAAGGCATTGGTTCAAACGACGATGGAGTACCAATGGTTGAAAACGGTCGACGGGTTGGGAGACGCCACGATCATCGATCTGCTGGCGGAGATCGGCAGCTTCGCCCATTATCGGGACCCGCGCCAATTGGTGAAGTTGGCGGGCCTGACGCTCAAGGAGAACTCCTCCGGCCAGCGCAAAGGGCAAAAGCACATCTCCAAACGGGGACGGAAACGGTTGCGCTCGGTGCTGTTTCGGGCGATGATTCCGCTGATTCGGCATAACGAGGCGTTTCGCGAGCTGCATGAGTATTATACGACCCGATCCGTCAATCCGCTGACCGGAAAGCAGTCCATCGTCGCCTTGTGCCGGAAGCTGTTGAATGTGCTGTTTGCGATTTGTACGAAGAAACAAGCGTTTGACGCGGAGCGAATGAAACAGGACGTCTTGTCCCAGGTGCAACGGGCGGCCTAA
- the cysK gene encoding cysteine synthase A, whose product MKLYDSILDLIGGTPIVKLRRLPDPNGADVYMKLESFNPGGSVKDRPAWEMIRRAEAEGKITPGESTIIEPTSGNTGIGLAMVCAARGYRCIITMPDNATVERVKILKAYGAEVYLTPAEKRMQGAIDEANRLAREIPDSFIPMQFENPANPDAHRHTTAVEIYEAFAGRLDAFVLTAGTGGTVTGTGEELKKRIPNLRIYVVEPYGSPVLSGGKPGPHKIPGTGPGFIPSILNRSIYDDIFLIKDEDAQQMARELAAKEGMLVGASAAASAYYAIKVARQLPKGARVLCMAPDSGERYLSSDLFAD is encoded by the coding sequence GTGAAACTGTATGACTCCATTTTAGACCTAATTGGCGGCACGCCGATCGTGAAGTTGCGGCGCCTTCCGGACCCGAACGGGGCGGATGTATATATGAAACTCGAATCGTTCAATCCGGGCGGCAGCGTCAAGGATCGACCGGCTTGGGAAATGATTCGCCGCGCCGAGGCGGAAGGGAAAATTACGCCGGGAGAAAGCACGATCATTGAACCGACGTCCGGCAACACCGGCATCGGTTTGGCGATGGTATGCGCCGCCCGCGGTTATCGCTGCATCATCACGATGCCAGATAACGCGACAGTCGAACGGGTGAAAATTTTAAAGGCGTACGGAGCAGAAGTCTATTTGACGCCGGCGGAGAAACGGATGCAAGGAGCGATCGACGAGGCGAATCGGCTCGCTCGCGAAATCCCGGATAGCTTCATCCCGATGCAGTTTGAAAATCCGGCCAATCCGGACGCACATCGGCATACGACGGCGGTGGAAATTTACGAAGCGTTCGCTGGACGGCTCGATGCGTTCGTGCTCACTGCCGGCACCGGGGGAACGGTGACGGGAACGGGAGAAGAATTGAAAAAACGGATTCCGAATTTGCGCATTTATGTCGTCGAACCGTACGGCTCGCCCGTCTTGTCGGGCGGCAAGCCGGGGCCGCATAAAATTCCCGGCACAGGTCCGGGGTTTATCCCAAGCATTTTAAACCGTTCGATTTATGACGACATTTTTTTGATCAAAGATGAAGACGCCCAGCAGATGGCACGCGAACTGGCGGCGAAGGAAGGCATGTTGGTCGGCGCCTCGGCTGCTGCGAGCGCCTATTACGCCATCAAAGTGGCCAGGCAGCTGCCGAAAGGAGCGCGCGTCCTTTGCATGGCGCCTGATTCGGGCGAACGGTACTTGTCATCGGATTTATTCGCTGATTAA
- a CDS encoding histidine kinase N-terminal domain-containing protein: MASAAQQLVTHLETHLPSFLSYWRQHMKIADDDKYIDRVEQNGLAMFALVKEALLRSLSGETVERLANKIAKERAEMNAGIGALVYNVNLGRRLIIKHALTAPLPITELAPLVDHMNELFDQFLFHAVKKYNELKEAELHEKNLLIARSHQDRLTLLGQMSSSFVHEFRNPLTAIIGFIQLLKFEHPHLPYLDIIDHELQQLKFRISQFLHASRKEIAESEKKTFSLRQLLEEIIDFLYATIVDSDVDISLAIDESIHIFAYKDQIRQVLVNILLNSIEAVKEKEKPRRIKIAARSQNGTVTVEIANNGPAIPADIVETIFEPFFTTKKLGTGIGLYICKKVIEDHGGKISCSSDANMTTFSIRLPV, translated from the coding sequence TTGGCATCTGCCGCACAGCAGCTCGTCACCCATTTGGAAACCCATCTGCCCAGCTTCCTTTCCTATTGGCGGCAGCATATGAAAATTGCCGACGATGATAAATACATTGACCGCGTTGAACAAAATGGCTTGGCAATGTTTGCGCTAGTCAAAGAAGCGTTGCTGCGGTCGCTGTCCGGTGAGACAGTCGAACGGCTGGCCAATAAAATTGCCAAGGAACGGGCGGAAATGAACGCCGGCATCGGCGCCCTCGTCTACAACGTAAATTTGGGGCGGCGGTTGATCATTAAGCACGCGTTAACCGCACCATTGCCGATCACCGAGCTGGCTCCGCTCGTCGACCATATGAACGAGCTGTTTGATCAATTTTTGTTTCATGCCGTTAAGAAATATAACGAACTGAAGGAAGCGGAGCTGCACGAGAAAAATCTATTGATCGCCAGGTCGCACCAAGATCGGCTGACCTTGCTCGGACAAATGTCGTCCAGTTTTGTTCACGAATTTCGCAATCCGCTGACAGCCATTATCGGTTTTATCCAACTGTTAAAATTTGAGCATCCTCACTTGCCATATTTAGACATTATCGACCATGAGCTGCAGCAGTTGAAATTTCGTATTTCGCAATTTCTGCATGCCTCGCGCAAAGAAATTGCCGAGAGCGAAAAGAAAACATTTTCGCTGCGCCAACTGTTAGAGGAAATCATAGATTTTTTATACGCGACGATCGTCGACAGCGATGTCGACATTTCGTTGGCGATCGATGAATCCATACATATTTTTGCCTATAAAGATCAGATTCGCCAAGTATTAGTAAACATTTTGCTCAACTCGATCGAAGCGGTGAAAGAAAAGGAAAAACCGCGCCGCATCAAGATCGCTGCCCGTTCTCAGAACGGAACGGTCACTGTCGAAATCGCCAACAACGGTCCGGCGATCCCCGCCGATATCGTCGAGACCATTTTTGAGCCTTTTTTTACGACCAAAAAATTAGGGACGGGCATCGGCCTTTACATTTGCAAAAAAGTGATTGAAGACCATGGGGGCAAAATCAGCTGTTCGTCTGATGCCAATATGACGACCTTCTCCATCCGGCTGCCTGTATAG